From the genome of Aspergillus fumigatus Af293 chromosome 1, whole genome shotgun sequence, one region includes:
- a CDS encoding putative myosin class II heavy chain (MHC), whose amino-acid sequence MRSGIHHDPEINNTDLLKPSAAETSARHLYSNLLSHSPGRDLLSRKGGKSIKDFTQDWINQYLSGQLRTERSNWLSDDSGSEAPSFFTAQNHFADDASDDWLGLEEDRPGEDLLRTPTLADFVSRRALAANGENSLGRPKLKDSLHKRTDTLRQEDFWGFAYDKDPQSLTMTELKDTQHSAEMETGKAPSPAEKPLPPPPPADADSEPQSLSHPSESSSTPVPVKKPALDKELPTPTPTPTPRPRKKLVWRGKACIIAIPVDDKRGTEESGYRLLSVEDVQQRLRQWEDEGYDIRGFTVGAPEDLSDLELGGLSRRPFPDSRDVQEEREAGKYTVSIPDKAEWDAYVSWLQEEKLRALGVSLGDEEMPPSISPASAALSQMAPFPGLIASPPIPTASATSNPLSIPHHFSPHFNQSANVSNGIGSLASPASQFSVQTPFFGVEQNLLPGYLPFQPTPPAQGALTPQGFFNVRQGNVTSTIGGNLPNLTSIMSPVSPLHDQGAFHPGLEEPSLPSKDSQHGHSDHGPQEAVPGGTHPRAETPDHFHASNVEIAQPTPRGHSRGHNLSETLQKGLDQVGPSDYHLEESIERQLDEDDREPIRNNLHNSELFHSRWALPDNDHHGMQRVPQHLQQFYGENYVQVHANEGSDIDTNPSLSGAPQGHGSLTNNIPWHEPKPSSGSFVGGHKSKLSTSTLNVEAREFDPSGASTAQNYPPQGSAFQFSGMGGPAFTFEAGANFIPAGGFNVAAPAFNPAGNLGPSTSAQFSAGRAKIFGDIDLSQITKPPKKSKAIPIVRPDDNAQDNKNKANAEDDHGRVSADRHKRVRRGQSLEGDAQYAVPSHPLTETTNAQGSKASNVPRDVPAEGKENEVPGQIAHGLNQKEAVDEEKKSVERNDTPVSEASTWTPFDTKEERADVQPESQGQKQEGDKATQKPVPSVAGAAVNDEAPTKKTAETSAKSSFLKPTAKPFEFKPAVPEFVPTVFEQPTSAPAPTPEKPRNDLMASRYAVASRPASPKRDSVPSESAEPVAHAADDVPTVAADMPEDDLSGPVSEVDSPNDEELNAVMEQLNDGSDVGIERLSTPRPAYQPPESALEPSKEKRHVHADIRSEAPSPSPGRGPVVQALEVPKLDFDADSQASMSPSRGVIGGSHSPVRQLISRNEHISDWDDVISSGEDEKLVNRSRFFDRRVNDLIGSVLEERLLPLERALEAIQESVTMVTAGAHEKWLSRSVSAQIEESDADDEDDEYDEHGSYRARSPFARRDRKLERLKNVILDALATREQQQLPEPTENPELTKLHDMVMELHSLTAQKFSEDPMANLREMMQEVVSSQLVQYQPRPSDAEEIGADSLMLQIDGLKNMLRLTDERAEQEYKLRREAQDSVAELQRLLKLAEEEAARHSEAAESAEARLLQFKEEKIPYFEQIQFRFDTLEQEHATLKLTLAEVSSKNISLEGTLDEYRFSSDNWKRESEQAKSELEKTKAENEKLRGTIDHLKTRIEDGLSIRQNLSEKFDRLQDEMVAVTRDITRDQALWRRREEEHIAKYNELRTAYSREVKLREKLENDISELEQQEREAAKLKFIFGQSQQENARLEELVANLRLENHELQNKAARYEREFNEARETSRTEIQRTRTYLEADLEAANSQVNIVRAELEAQIIRLQSQLDNVRLDTDTARERYELLLEEASETKASALAAAAEAKERAMEDQRRTHERVLNDLRERHARALHNSTEDRQRAESHLMERLALADDKVHHLEDRVKHLEEKLEIANAAARAAAEAAQTVKAESSQSPVAHLTSPSMTFSKNSMVPEKISPQALRESILVLQDQLQQREARIEELEQELSGVDKDAPNKLKEKDTEITWLRELLGVRIDDLQDIINTLSSPSFNQHAVRDAAIRLKANLQMQLQERERAQSGQNFPSLPRLADLAASPRSLPLAAAAAWGNWRKGRENANSASEQTPSKSSNAGSFLSGLLTPPSSNFRQAPSNPGGAATTGWRRSSETRPLSNINTTPRPLSSRQTASLPEPPSTPPLLRRASYDHDAEPADYADASFGEDVESTADGLVSASPRGTEEGPFGPHLTS is encoded by the coding sequence ATGCGAAGTGGTATACACCACGATCCGGAGATAAATAATACAGACTTACTAAAGCCTTCTGCTGCGGAGACATCGGCGCGTCATCTCTACAGCAACCTTCTCAGTCATTCTCCTGGACGAGACCTGCTTAGCAGGAAAGGAGGTAAATCCATCAAGGATTTTACGCAGGACTGGATCAACCAATATCTCTCAGGGCAACTACGAACGGAGCGAAGCAACTGGTTGAGCGACGACTCCGGTAGCGAGGCCCCCTCGTTCTTTACCGCGCAAAACCATTTTGCCGACGACGCTTCGGACGACTGGCTTGGTCTGGAGGAGGATAGACCTGGCGAGGACCTGCTTAGAACCCCAACACTCGCCGACTTTGTGAGCCGACGAGCACTCGCTGCTAACGGCGAGAATAGCCTGGGCCGCCCGAAACTCAAGGATTCTCTGCATAAACGAACTGACACGCTTCGGCAAGAAGACTTTTGGGGGTTCGCTTACGACAAGGATCCCCAGTCACTTACCATGACAGAATTAAAAGATACACAACATTCAGCGGAGATGGAGACCGGCAAGGCGCCGTCGCCGGCTGAGAAGCCgctgcctcctccgcctccagcAGACGCTGATAGCGAGCCCCAATCATTATCGCACCCGTCTGAGAGCTCATCCACTCCGGTACCAGTCAAAAAGCCAGCCCTGGACAAGGAGCTGCCTAcgccaacgccaacgccaacgccCAGGCCCAGGAAGAAACTCGTCTGGCGCGGGAAGGCCTGCATTATTGCCATCCCTGTCGATGACAAAAGAGGCACGGAGGAGTCTGGGTACCGTTTACTGTCAGTCGAAGACGTGCAACAGCGGCTGAGACAGTGGGAAGACGAGGGCTATGATATCCGTGGCTTCACTGTCGGCGCGCCTGAGGACTTGTCAGATCTTGAACTGGGTGGGCTAAGCCGCCGGCCATTCCCCGACTCTAGGGATGTccaggaggagcgggaggccGGAAAATACACTGTCAGCATTCCAGATAAAGCCGAATGGGATGCGTATGTCAGCTGGCttcaggaggagaagctgcggGCTCTCGGAGTCTCCCttggagatgaggagatgcCACCATCCATCTCccctgcttctgctgctcttAGCCAGATGGCCCCTTTCCCCGGACTTATCGCATCGCCGCCGATTCCTACGGCTTCAGCAACCAGCAACCCGCTATCGATTCCCCACCATTTCTCGCCTCACTTCAATCAGTCGGCGAATGTAAGTAATGGCATCGGTTCGTTGGCGTCTCCGGCCTCCCAGTTCAGTGTACAGACGCCATTCTTCGGGGTGGAACAGAATCTTTTGCCGGGGTATCTTCCGTTCCAACCCACACCCCCTGCTCAAGGCGCTCTTACTCCCCAGGGTTTCTTCAATGTACGCCAAGGAAATGTTACCTCGACTATAGGTGGCAACCTTCCCAATCTGACGTCGATTATGTCGCCAGTTTCTCCTTTGCATGACCAAGGCGCATTCCATCCAGGTCTGGAGGAGCCATCACTCCCATCAAAGGATTCTCAGCATGGACACTCCGATCATGGTCCGCAGGAAGCTGTGCCGGGAGGCACCCACCCACGGGCAGAAACGCCGGATCACTTCCACGCGTCAAACGTCGAAATCGCTCAGCCGACACCGCGCGGTCACAGTCGGGGCCATAATCTCAGCGAAACCCTTCAGAAAGGCCTGGACCAGGTTGGCCCCTCTGATTACCACCTGGAGGAATCAATAGAACGGCAacttgatgaggatgatcgaGAGCCAATCCGAAACAATCTTCACAACTCTGAGCTCTTCCACTCACGATGGGCATTGCCGGATAACGACCACCATGGAATGCAACGTGtacctcaacatctccaacaATTTTACGGCGAGAACTACGTGCAAGTTCACGCCAACGAAGGATCGGATATTGACACAAATCCGAGTCTTTCTGGTGCTCCTCAGGGACATGGGTCACTTACCAACAACATCCCCTGGCATGAACCCAAGCCAAGCTCAGGTTCATTCGTCGGCGGACACAAGTCAAAGCTCTCAACCTCGACTCTCAATGTGGAGGCAAGGGAGTTTGATCCCAGCGGCGCGTCAACCGCGCAGAACTATCCACCCCAAGGCAGTGCATTCCAATTCTCAGGCATGGGAGGCCCTGCATTTACTTTTGAGGCTGGAGCAAACTTCATACCTGCCGGTGGTTTCAACGTTGCTGCTCCCGCCTTCAATCCAGCCGGCAACCTTGGCCCCTCAACATCTGCCCAGTTTTCGGCCGGCCGAGCGAAGATCTTTGGCGACATCGATCTTTCCCAGATTACTAAACCTCCTAAGAAATCCAAAGCCATTCCAATCGTCCGTCCCGATGACAACGCCCAGGATAACAAAAACAAAGCCAACGCCGAAGACGACCATGGTCGGGTTTCAGCGGATCGTCACAAGCGTGTTCGTCGTGGCCAGAGTCTTGAGGGAGATGCTCAATATGCTGTACCCAGCCATCCTCTGACAGAAACGACTAATGCTCAAGGGTCTAAAGCGTCAAATGTTCCTCGAGACGTGCCTGCGGAGGGCAAAGAGAATGAGGTACCGGGACAAATTGCACACGGCCTGAACCAGAAAGAGGctgttgacgaggagaaaAAGTCTGTGGAACGAAACGACACGCCCGTCAGTGAAGCGTCAACATGGACTCCTTTTGAcaccaaggaagaaagggCAGATGTACAGCCAGAGTCCCAAGGACAAAAGCAAGAGGGTGACAAGGCCACGCAGAAACCTGTCCCTTCAGTGGCTGGAGCCGCGGTTAACGACGAGGCCCCGACGAAGAAGACCGCAGAGACCAGCGCCAAGAGCTCGTTTCTCAAACCGACTGCAAAACCATTCGAATTCAAACCTGCCGTCCCTGAATTTGTACCGACTGTTTTCGAGCAACCCACTTCTGCACCTGCCCCTACCCCTGAGAAGCCGCGGAATGATCTCATGGCGTCACGTTATGCTGTTGCAAGCCGTCCTGCTTCTCCCAAGCGGGATTCAGTACCCTCTGAGTCTGCCGAGCCTGTGGCTCATGCAGCCGATGACGTCCCTACAGTCGCAGCGGATATGCCGGAGGATGACCTCTCAGGGCCTGTTTCTGAGGTGGACTCGCCGAATGATGAGGAATTGAATGCTGTCATGGAGCAGCTCAATGACGGCTCTGACGTTGGCATCGAGAGGTTGAGCACCCCTCGGCCTGCATATCAGCCGCCAGAGTCAGCATTGGAACCGTCCAAAGAGAAAAGACACGTCCATGCAGACATCCGAAGCGAAGCACCCAGCCCAAGCCCCGGACGGGGCCCTGTGGTTCAAGCCCTTGAGGTTCCTAAACTTGATTTCGACGCAGATTCCCAGGCGTCCATGTCTCCGTCTAGGGGTGTCATTGGCGGCAGCCATTCACCCGTTCGGCAGCTGATCAGCCGCAACGAACATATCAGTGACTGGGATGATGTGATCTCCTctggcgaggatgagaagtTGGTCAACAGAAGCCGGTTCTTTGACCGCCGCGTCAACGATCTCATCGGCTCGGTCTTAGAAGAGCGCCTTTTGCCTCTGGAACGTGCGTTGGAAGCCATTCAGGAATCGGTTACGATGGTTACGGCTGGTGCGCATGAAAAATGGCTAAGCAGAAGCGTGTCTGCCCAAATTGAAGAAAGCGAtgccgacgacgaagacgatgagtACGATGAGCACGGTTCGTATCGAGCGAGGTCGCCTTTCGCTCGGAGAGATCGCAAGCTCGAGAGACTGAAGAACGTTATTTTGGATGCTCTCGCCACTCGcgaacagcagcagctccCAGAACCCACCGAAAATCCGGAGTTGACGAAACTGCATGACATGGTCATGGAGCTCCATTCCTTAACTGCACAAAAGTTTTCAGAAGATCCCATGGCCAATCTGAGGGAGATGATGCAAGAGGTCGTTTCAAGCCAGCTGGTTCAGTACCAACCTCGACCTTCTGATGCAGAGGAGATTGGTGCCGACAGTCTCATGCTGCAGATCGATGGCTTGAAGAATATGCTACGCCTAACCGATGAGAGAGCCGAGCAGGAGTACAAACTGCGCAGAGAGGCACAGGACTCTGTGGCGGAGCTTCAGCGACTTCTGAAgcttgcggaggaggaagccgCTCGTCATAGCGAGGCCGCTGAATCTGCTGAAGCTCGTCTGCTCCAGTtcaaggaggaaaagatcccCTATTTTGAACAGATCCAGTTCCGATTCGACACTCTGGAACAGGAACATGCCACGCTCAAGCTTACCCTTGCCGAAGTCTCCTCAAAGAATATCTCTCTTGAGGGTACTCTGGATGAGTACCGGTTTTCCAGCGACAACTGGAAGCGCGAGAGTGAACAAGCGAAGAGCGAGCTCGAAAAAACGAAGGCAGAAAACGAGAAACTCCGGGGCACCATTGATCACCTCAAAACTCGGATTGAGGATGGCCTGAGTATCCGGCAGAATCTGAGTGAGAAGTTCGACCGTCTTCAGGACGAGATGGTGGCTGTGACTAGGGATATCACCAGAGACCAGGCTTTATGGCGGAGACGGGAAGAGGAGCACATCGCGAAATATAACGAGCTACGGACGGCTTATAGCCGAGAGGTCAAGCTACGTGAAAAGCTTGAAAACGACATCAGCGAGTTGGAGCAACAGGAGAGGGAAGCGGCCAAGCTGAAGTTTATTTTTGGACAATCTCAACAAGAAAACGCtaggctggaggagctggttgCTAACCTGAGGCTGGAGAACCATGAGCTACAGAACAAGGCTGCTCGTTATGAGCGCGAGTTTAACGAAGCACGTGAAACCAGTCGCACCGAAATCCAGCGGACTAGGACTTACCTGGAGGCAGACCTCGAAGCCGCCAATAGTCAAGTCAACATTGTTCGTGCTGAGCTGGAGGCACAAATCATCCGCCTTCAGAGTCAGTTGGATAATGTGCGCCTAGACACTGACACGGCGCGGGAGCGCTATGAGTTGTTGCTGGAGGAAGCCAGCGAAACCAAGGCCAGTGCTTTGGCGGCCGCAGCTGAAGCTAAGGAACGTGCCATGGAGGATCAGCGGAGAACGCATGAACGCGTTCTGAACGATCTACGGGAGCGTCACGCTCGTGCTCTGCACAACTCCACTGAGGATAGGCAGCGGGCCGAGTCCCATTTGATGGAACGACTGGCATTGGCTGATGACAAGGTGCATCATCTTGAAGACCGTGTTAAGCATCTCGAAGAGAAGCTAGAGATTGCGAATGCGGCCGCGCGGGCGGCGGCTGAAGCGGCTCAGACAGTCAAGGCAGAGTCCAGTCAATCCCCTGTTGCGCACTTGACCTCACCGTCCATGACCTTCAGCAAGAATTCCATGGTCCCAGAGAAGATTTCCCCTCAGGCACTGCGCGAGTCTATCCTTGTTCTGCAGGATCAACTGCAGCAGCGCGAGGCACGcattgaggagctggagcaAGAACTCTCCGGCGTGGACAAGGACGCGCCGAAcaagctcaaggagaaggacaCTGAGATCACCTGGCTGCGAGAGCTTCTCGGTGTTCGTATTGACGATCTccaggacatcatcaacacaCTGTCGAGCCCATCTTTTAACCAGCACGCTGTGCGCGATGCGGCTATCCGTCTGAAGGCCAACCTGCAAATGCAGCTCCAGGAACGCGAACGAGCTCAGTCGGGCCAGAACTTCCCTAGTCTCCCAAGACTCGCTGATTTGGCTGCCTCGCCGCGTTCTCTGCCTCTCGCCGCCGCAGCGGCGTGGGGGAACTGGCGCAAAGGCAGGGAGAATGCAAACTCTGCCTCTGAGCAGACGCCATCCAAGTCAAGTAATGCAGGCTCATTTCTTTCGGGACTCCTCACGCCTCCGAGCTCCAACTTCCGACAAGCTCCTTCAAATCCGGGTGGCGCTGCCACCACCGGCTGGAGGCGCTCGTCGGAGACTCGGCCGCTGAGTAACATCAACACGACGCCTAGACCGCTATCTTCACGCCAGACTGCTTCTTTGCCAGAGCCTCCAAGTACACCTCCACTTCTGCGACGGGCCAGCTACGACCATGACGCAGAGCCGGCTGATTATGCGGACGCTTCCTTTGGGGAAGACGTCGAGAGCACTGCGGATGGACTTGTCTCTGCGTCGCCCAGGGGGACAGAGGAGGGACCCTTTGGACCTCACCTTACTTCTTAA
- the bgt1 gene encoding 1,3-beta-glucanosyltransferase Bgt1: MRVSTLLPLALAAGTAAASKNGTLGFALGNKNEGGKCKVQSDYETDFDTLKEVTSLVRIYSASDCDTAKHIIPAAKAKNFKVVLGVWPDYDKSFTDDFNALKEAVPGNEEVIDAITVGSEVLYRKSLTPQALLARIQQVQKEFPKITVGMVDSWNKFADGTADPIIQGGVTYFLANGFAYWQGQELSNATNTYFDDMAQALGHIEQVAGSNADKIRFGNGETGWPTTGGTNYGPAVASTANAADYYKSAVCGMLAWGVDVFYFEAFDESWKPKTKGDNGEMQDETHWGAFTADRKAKFDLTCPKH, encoded by the exons ATGCGTGTCAGCACCTTGCTCCCTCTCGCTCTTGCGGCCGGTACCGCTGCTGCCTCCAAGAATGGAACTTTGGGTTTCGCCCTGGGCAATAAGAACGAAGGCGGCAAATGCAAAGTCCAGTCGGACTATGAGACCGATTTCGATACGTTAAAAGAAGTCACCTCTCTCGTGCGCATCTACTCCGCGAGTGACTGCGACACCGCAAAGCATATCATCCCTGCGGCTAAGGCGAAGAACTTCAAAGTCGTCCTGGGTGTTTG GCCCGATTACGACAAATCTTTCACCGACGACTTCAACGCCTTGAAAGAAGCTGTCCCCGGAAACGAGGAGGTTATTGACGCCATCACCGTCGGCTCCGAAGTGCTCTACCGAAAGAGTCTCACCCCTCAGGCTCTGCTTGCCAGAATCCAGCAGGTCCAGAAGGAGTTCCCCAAGATTACCGTCGGAATGGTGGACAGCTGGAACAAGTTCGCTGATGGCACGGCCGACCCCATTATTCAGGGTGGTGTCACTTATTT CCTGGCCAACGGCTTCGCCTACTGGCAGGGCCAGGAGCTGAGCAATGCTACTAACACCTACTTTGATGACATGGCTCAGGCTCTGGGCCACATTGAGCAAGTTGCCGGCTCTAATGCAGACAAGATTCGCTTTGGCAACGGTGAGACCGGATGGCCCACAA CTGGTGGAACCAACTACGGACCGGCCGTCGCCAGCACTGCGAATGCTGCTGATTACTACAAGTCTGCCGTTTGCGGCATGCTCGCATGGGGTGTCGATGTCTTCTACTTTGAGGCCTTCGACGAGTCCTGGAAGCCCAAGACCAAGGGCGACAACGGTGAGATGCAAGACGAAACGCACTGGGGTGCTTTCACTGCGGACCGTAAGGCCAAGTTCGATTTGACCTGCCCTAAGCACTAG
- a CDS encoding emp24/gp25L/p24 family protein, whose protein sequence is MRFSTTTLLISALGWITAVAGHNIQLKAHSRECFHETLHKDDKMTVTFQVGDREFGGSGNLEIDFWVEDPLKNRQYFRQAVSSEDYSFTAHADGKYVYCFSNEGWTSNSKEVSFNVHGIVYVPEHELAQDPLEVEVRKLSEALAQVKDEQSYIVVRERVHRNTAESTNARVKWWSIFQLAVLIGEGIFQVWWLKRFFEVKRVV, encoded by the exons ATGCGATTCTCTACAACAACCCTTCTGATCTCCGCCCTTGGGTGGATCACAGCCGTGGCCGGTCACAACATCCAGCTCAAGGCACACTCGAGAGAATGCTTCCATGAGACATTGCATAAGGATGATAAGATGACCGTTACTTTCCAGGTCGGCGACAGGGAGTTTGGTGGTAGCGGGAACCTTGAGATTGACTTCTGG GTTGAGGACCCCCTAAAGAACCGCCAGTACTTCAGACAAGCCGTATCATCAGAGGACTACTCGTTCACCGCGCACGCCGACGGAAAGTACGTTTACTGTTTCAGCAACGAGGGTTGGACTTCGAACTCAAAGGAAGTGTCCTTCAACGTCCACGGAATCGTCTACGTACCGGAACATGAATTGGCCCAAGATCCCCTGGAGGTGGAAG TGCGTAAACTCTCCGAGGCTCTGGCTCAGGTGAAGGATGAACAATCGTACATTGTCGTTAGAGAGCGGGTACATCGGAACACAGCGGAGAGCACAAACGCCCGAGTGAAGTGGTGGAGCATTTTCCAGCTTGCCGTGCTCATTGGTGAGGGTATCTTCCAGGTCTGGTGGCTGAAGAGATTCTTCGAG GTTAAGCGTGTTGTCTGA
- a CDS encoding DUF3237 domain-containing protein: MSEFPSLQPAFTVQVTIDPGFAVGSASRSNSLQVVPMTGGTVKSDPGYPLALDAEFVGTGNDYIHADPDNKHLRLNAHGVIKTKDEALLYMNYTGVVTMGPAEQAVFSGNAEDGATPFGNSFTHFTFETGDERYKEFENRVFVGQGRFRVEKGKPVVVEYKVSQVVKG; this comes from the exons ATGTCTGAgtttccttctctccagccTGCCTTCACAGTCCAG GTCACAATTGACCCTGGGTTTGCTGTCG GCAGTGCCTCTCGTTCCAACAGCCTGCAGGTCGTG CCTATGACTGGTGGCACTGTCAAGAGTGATCCCGGTTACCCCCTTGCTCTTGATGCCGAGTTTGTCGGTACCGGCAACGACTACATCCATGCGGACCCGGACAACAAGCACTTGCGCTTGAATGCGCACGGAGTCATCAA GACCAAGGATGAGGCT TTGCTCTATATGAACTACACCGGTGTCGTAACAATGGGGCCTGCGGAACAGGCTGTATTCTCTGGCAATGCCGAGGACGGCGCGACGCCGTTTGGAAACTCCTTTACTCACTTTACCTTTGAG ACCGGTGATGAGCGCTACAAGGAGTTCGAGAACCGAGTATTCGTCGGCCAGGGCCGATTCCGAGTCGAGAAGGGTAAGCCCGTTGTTGTCGAATATAAGGTCAGCCAGGTCGTCAAGGGTTAG
- a CDS encoding endopolyphosphatase — MIPYLFLQGILVASVTALPVLEQLPLGLAVPESNSQSDGGIYLEKSRRLHGRFLHITDLHPDPYYKPGSSSDDGAPCHRGKGSAGYFGAEGSDCDSPFSLINETFSWIEKNLKGNIDFVLWTGDSARHDNDQKIPRTEDEVVRLNEMLANKFVDVFRDKQFPNGLSIPIVPTIGNNDIMPHNIFREGPNRWTKRLQKIWSKFIPEHELHTFVEGGWFTSEVIPNKLTAISLNTMYFFDSNSAVDGCKAKSQPGYEHMEWLRVQLQLLRERGMKAILIGHVPPARTVSKRNWDESCWQKYALWVHQYRDVIVGSVYGHMNIDHFILQDHHNANIVDVDLHETSLEAPNDTTGDISIRSRSAYLSDLRHDWAKLPSPPRDFPMDNSTLDDWFGEGATFENDDDIQFKKSKKKRRQFLKEIGGPWAERYSVSLVSPSVVPNYFPSLRIVKYNITGLEDINAWAGTSVGADILLSLTEKSKERRSQSESIEDPDVDELEKRKDKKKKKKKKKKKPSFKVPEPPSPTAPPGPAYSNQPLTWLGYTQYFANLTKINIEYYERYGFSTDGLVNETSGNDIFTFEVEYDTTKDDMYKLADLTVRSYFKLASRIAKKASTKDQMSETGATDDLHAAIDNDGDDSRNMKDTKGKMMRNRVWKTFLKRAFVGYYKGDEIDD; from the exons ATGATCCCTTATCTTTTTTTGCAGGGTATCCTGGTTGCCAGTGTGACTGCATTGCCCGTCTTGGAGCAACTACCTCTTGGGCTTGCCGTCCCAGAGTCGAACAGTCAATCTGATGGAGGAATTTATTTGGAAAAGTCACGAAGGCTTCATGGGCGTTTTCTCCATATAACTG ATCTGCACCCCGACCCTTATTACAAACCCGGCAGTTCTAGCGACGATGGCGCTCCATGCCACCGAGGAAAAGGTTCGGCAGGATACTTTGGAGCTGAAGGGTCGGACTGCGACTCGCCGTTCTCCCTGATCAACGAAACTTTCAGCTGGATAGAGAAGAACCTGAAGGGCAACATCGACTTTGTCCTGTGGACTGGAGACTCTGCCCGTCATGACAACGATCAGAAGATTCCTCGAacagaggatgaggttgttCGATTAAATGAGATGCTGGCAAACAAGTTCGTCGATGTCTTCCGAGACAAACAATTCCCTAACGGCCTCTCCATACCCATCGTCCCTACAATTGGAAACAACGACATCATGCCACACAATATATTCAGAGAAGGCCCAAATCGATGGACGAAGAGGCTCCAAAAGATCTGGAGCAAGTTTATACCAGAGCATGAGCTCCATACATTCGTGGAGGGCGGTTGGTTCACGAGCGAAGTCATCCCAAATAAACTGACGGCCATCAGCCTAAATACGATGTACTTTTTCGACTCCAATTCCGCCGTCGACGGGTGTAAAGCCAAATCTCAGCCGGGTTACGAGCATATGGAATGGCTACGGGTGCAGCTTCAATTGCTACGCGAACGCGGGATGAAAGCCATTCTTATCGGACATGTACCTCCAGCCCGGACAGTTAGCAAACGGAATTGGGACGAGTCGTGCTGGCAGAAATATGCCCTGTGGGTGCATCAATATCGGGACGTGATTGTCGGCAGTGTCTACGGTCATATGAACATCGACCATTTCATCCTCCAAGACCACCACAATGCCAACATTGTCGATGTTGACCTGCATGAGACGTCTTTGGAAGCTCCAAATGATACAACCGGCGACATCTCCATTCGGTCTCGGTCAGCGTACCTCAGCGATCTCAGGCACGACTGGGCCAAGTTGCCGTCACCGCCGCGAGATTTCCCTATGGACAACAGTACCCTTGACGACTGGTTCGGAGAGGGAGCGACATTTGAAAACGACGATGATATCCAAttcaagaaatccaagaaaaaaagacGACAGTTTCTGAAGGAGATCGGCGGACCTTGGGCTGAGCGATACAGCGTATCGCTGGTATCACCCAGTGTAGTTCCAAATTACTTCCCTTCTTTGCGCATTGTGAAGTATAACATAACCGGACTCGAAGATATAAATGCTTGGGCCGGAACTTCTGTTGGTGCTGATATCCTACTTTCGTTGACGGAAAAATCCAAGGAACGTCGATCACAATCTGAGTCAATTGAGGACCCAGATGTGGATGAGTTGGAGAAACGAAAggacaagaaaaagaagaagaagaagaagaagaagaagccgtccTTCAAAGTTCCAGAACCTCCTTCGCCCACGGCCCCGCCAGGGCCTGCATATTCGAACCAGCCATTGACATGGCTTGGTTATACTCAATACTTTGCGAATCTTACGAAGATCAATATTGAGTATTATGAACGATATGGTTTCTCGACTGACGGATTAGTCAATGAGACGAGCGGCAACGACATCTTTACTTTTGAAGTTGAATATGACACTACGAAGGATGACATGTACAAGCTGGCAGACCTCACTGTGCGCAGTTACTTCAAATTGGCCAGTCGAATTGCAAAGAAAGCCTCCACAAAGGATCAGATGTCGGAAACGGGAGCTACCGATGACCTGCATGCTGCTATTGATAACGATGGTGACGACTCCAGAAATATGAAGGACACAAAGggaaagatgatgagaaacCGAGTATGGAAAACATTTCTAAAACGCGCATTTGTGGGATACTACAAGGGTGATGAAATTGATGATTGA